From a region of the Castanea sativa cultivar Marrone di Chiusa Pesio chromosome 10, ASM4071231v1 genome:
- the LOC142613078 gene encoding protein TIME FOR COFFEE isoform X1, which produces MERSREARRPSSSSMATGNGQPKRRHRSNSLRDSPEEGQVELQEAVKFRSKRDRESLMNNRSKRKRTSSKREEGEESTEESVGDEEDEEYSTVVDDHNHRRPARSSRHWKVADEMIGVSVPRKARSSSAKRAHENLVSANGGKEELKAQPPNSEEDIEIEIAEVLYGLMKQSQSQSNKSSGNSSHELDPNANPNDINGLSTVAATATATQTCTKKRKLEGEKSSGTVENSEIESEQLEKTETSSSPKECVSLESQQEVDAAITVIMEEEEEEDLKSSDKEAGIGDCVSPRKESATPCGGDELNAVEDVQDSTKEVLTVPEAENKREEKLEIDLMAMPPMPSSPDVVSFIDLIADHKPPVKDEEKVEKFVKKEMVIEESEDRRKNKVEAIGEKSELPKLDLEKLTQDSGSVRSSRLQQQQQAKASIPKVEKTAQSDSLPFPIAVPGWLGGLPSLGYMPPFQTVVPMDGITTSATPLQPPQFSLSQPRPNRCATHHFIARNICLHQQYTKMSNFCPMPAGTAALGGAKMNNLNAMPPAEKMIFGNPFQGSFPGKSLNAVPEKGQAETNFPGHTGKDKGREAANLTETAQRKQVVLQQAPQLAPAGSLMSGPAFIFSMGQHPAVAAAGANQSGSSKHANSAKNIPLTSNTAAGSLGNNCASGPLGSSSVLPAVATAMSFNYPTFPANEAPYMAILQNNGYPVPISTPVGTSTAFRGSNPAQTMPFFNGPFYSSHMFHPSQLQQQQPHLQPLAQTTHQSTSTSSGLSSSHKQPRGAQGSGNNLLAPSKQHVPPSNQSRKNEAEMTRENTQSVADSRASHTQKSVYAQNFTVPGQPLNYTLMPSAALGVSSGGNHGEKQQQGLKNVVELFPSPAFGMSFAAFNGNTTASTLNFSSMPQNPVIFQSLPDMGRQGYQVSQASQAAQPKNHQVSEGKSGANSINSDDAKKATLGKPSTTTGQTLVFDNSARTLSFMSSPVVTGNWPSRSITSTTITTNAPTAGNTSNSQQQQLLQLQMQKQHVMQQQQPALSARSKASTTNSLSSSPIVAKFPTNPPVFSQTLIHSNSSVQSSQSKNAGRNPSSQAPTASSVASNAPFLNYLSQQPGRAPSGPAQISFGGNSKPALSPQGQQMHTNNRSSSTSASGSPSTGGNLRTNSTGGKVGSSTNTLQSQQTENSSGGTGQKSSPVCGRNVPSILSTCPSHMSELKY; this is translated from the exons ATGGAACGAAGCAGAGAAGCAAGAagaccatcatcatcatccatggCGACCGGAAATGGACAACCGAAACGACGTCACAGAAGCAATAGTCTCCGAGACTCACCTG AGGAAGGTCAGGTGGAGTTGCAAGAGGCGGTGAAATTCCGGAGCAAGAGAGATCGAGAATCGCTGATGAACAATCGGAGCAAGAGGAAGAGAACCAGTTCTAAACGAGAAGAAGGAGAGGAAAGCACGGAAGAGAGCGTTGGAGACGAAGAAGACGAAGAATACTCCACCGTCGTCGACGACCACAACCACCGCCGGCCGGCGAGATCCTCAAGGCACTGGAAAGTCGCCGATGAAATGATCGGCGTTTCTGTCCCGAGAAAAGCTCGCTCCT cttcGGCAAAAAGAGCACACGAGAATTTGGTTAGCGCAAATGGCGGTAAAGAAGAGCTG AAGGCTCAGCCACCAAATTCTGAGGAAGATATTGAGATTGAAATTGCAGAGGTTTTGTACGGATTAATGAAGCAGTCACAGTCACAGAGCAATAAAAGTAGTGGGAACTCATCGCATGAGCTTGACCCGAATGCGAACCCGAATGACATAAATGGGTTGTCTACGGTAGCAGCCACCGCCACGGCCACTCAGACAT GTACAAAGAAGAGGAAATTGGAGGGTGAGAAAAGTTCGGGTACGGTTGAGAACAGTGAAATCGAAAGTGAACAGCTTGAAAAGACTGAAActtcttcttcaccaaaagAGTGTGTGTCATTGGAATCACAGCAAGAGGTGGACGCTGCAATAACAGTGAtaatggaggaggaggaggaggaggatctGAAATCGTCGGATAAAGAAGCCGGAATCGGAGACTGTGTGTCGCCAAGGAAGGAATCAGCTACTCCTTGTGGCGGTGATGAATTGAATGCTGTTGAGGATGTTCAAGATTCCACAAAAGA GGTTCTGACTGTTCCGGAGGCTGAGAACAAGCGAGAGGAGAAGTTGGAGATCGATTTGATG GCTATGCCTCCTATGCCTTCGTCTCCTGATGTGGTCAGCTTCATTGATTTGATAGCGGATCATAAACCTCCGgttaaagatgaagaaaaggTAGAGAAATTTGTAAAGAAGGAAATGGTGATAGAAGAATCTGAAGATAGGAGAAAGAACAAGGTGGAGGCAATTGGAGAAAAGAGTGAATTGCCTAAGCTTGATTTGGAGAAGCTAACTCAAGATAGCGGTAGTGTTCGTAGCTCTAGgttacaacaacaacagcaagcTAAAGCTAGCATTCCTAAAGTAGAGAAAACTG CTCAATCGGATTCACTGCCTTTTCCAATAGCTGTTCCTGGCTGGCTGGGTGGTCTTCCTTCTCTGGG ATACATGCCACCCTTTCAGACAGTTGTGCCAATGGATGGCATTACCACATCAGCCACACCATTACAG CCCCCGCAGTTTTCTCTCTCCCAACCTCGGCCAAATAGATGTGCAACCCATCATTTCATTGCTCGCAACATTTGCTTGCACCAGCAATATACCAAGATGAGCAATTTTTGCCCAATGCCAGCTGGTACTGCTGCTCTAGGCGGGGCCAAGATGAACAATCTCAATGCCATGCCCCCTGctgaaaaaatgatttttggaaaCCCATTTCAGGGAAGCTTTCCAGGAAAGAGTCTTAATGCTGTGCCGGAAAAAGGGCAGGCTGAAACAAATTTTCCAGGGCATACTGGGAAAGATAAGGGTCGTGAGGCTGCCAACTTGACAGAAACAGCACAGAGAAAGCAGGTTGTGCTTCAACAAGCTCCACAGCTTGCCCCTGCTGGTAGCTTAATG TCGGGCCCTGCTTTCATATTCTCTATGGGTCAGCATCCAGCAGTAGCAGCAGCAGGAGCTAATCAATCTGGGTCCTCTAAACATGCAAATTCAGCAAAGAATATTCCCTTGACTAGTAATACAGCTGCCGGATCTCTGGGGAATAACTGTGCTTCTGGACCTTTGGGGAGCTCTTCAGTGTTACCAGCAGTGGCAACAGCAATGAGCTTTAACTATCCAACTTTTCCAGCCAATGAAGCTCCATACATGGCAATACTACAGAACAATGGGTACCCAGTCCCTATTTCCACTCCAGTTGGAACATCAACAGCATTTAGAGGAAGCAATCCCGCTCAAACTATGCCTTTCTTTAATGGGCCTTTCTATTCATCGCATATGTTCCATCCGTCTCAGCTTCAACAGCAACAGCCTCACTTGCAGCCTCTGGCCCAAACAACTCATCAGAGTACGAGCACATCAAGTGGCTTATCATCATCCCACAAGCAGCCACGAGGTGCCCAAGGTAGTGGCAATAATCTTTTGGCCCCATCTAAGCAGCATGTGCCACCATCCAATCAATCTCGCAAGAATGAGGCTGAGATGACCCGGGAAAATACTCAATCTGTTGCTGATAGTCGAGCTTCTCATACCCAAAAAAGTGTTTATGCGCAGAACTTCACGGTTCCAGGTCAGCCCCTAAATTATACTTTGATGCCCTCTGCAGCATTGGGCGTAAGTAGTGGAGGAAATCATGGTGAGAAACAGCAGCAGGGTTTAAAGAATGTGGTTGAGCTCTTCCCTTCTCCAGCATTTGGCATGTCCTTTGCGGCCTTTAATGGGAACACAACAGCTTCAACCCTTAACTTCTCATCAATGCCGCAAAATCCGGTAATATTTCAAAGCCTCCCAGATATGGGTCGGCAAGGTTACCAAGTTTCACAGGCTTCTCAAGCTGCACAGCCAAAGAATCACCAGGTATCTGAGGGGAAAAGTGGAGCTAATTCAATCAATTCAGATGATGCAAAGAAAGCCACTTTGGGGAAGCCTTCAACAACTACAGGGCAGACCCTTGTTTTTGATAATTCAGCTAGAACACTCAGCTTTATGTCATCACCTGTTGTCACTGGTAATTGGCCTTCTCGCTCCATCACCTCAACGACAATAACAACAAATGCTCCCACTGCTGGTAATACTTCCAATTCTCAACAACAGCAGCTGCTTCAGCTTCAAATGCAGAAGCAGCATGTGATGCAACAGCAGCAACCAGCATTGTCAGCTCGAAGTAAAGCATCAACAACTAACAGCTTATCTTCCTCTCCCATTGTTGCCAAGTTCCCAACCAATCCACCCGTTTTTTCACAAACTCTAATTCATTCTAATAGCTCTGTCCAATCTTCTCAGTCAAAGAATGCAGGAAGAAACCCGTCTTCCCAAGCACCCACTGCATCTTCTGTGGCATCCAATGCCCCATTCCTCAATTATTTATCCCAGCAACCAGGGAGAGCTCCTTCAGGCCCTGCACAGATATCTTTTGGAGGAAATTCCAAGCCAGCTTTATCACCACAAGGGCAACAAATGCACACTAATAACCGGTCTTCATCTACTTCAGCTTCTGGTTCTCCATCTACTGGTGGTAACTTGAGAACAAATAGCACAGGTGGCAAAGTTGGTTCATCAACTAATACACTGCAGTCGCAACAAACAGAGAATTCATCAGGTGGAACTGGCCAGAAATCCTCTCCTGTTTGTGGGAGGAATGTGCCTTCAATCTTAAGTACTTGCCCCAGCCACATGTCTGAACTCAAGTATTAA
- the LOC142613078 gene encoding protein TIME FOR COFFEE isoform X2, producing the protein MERSREARRPSSSSMATGNGQPKRRHRSNSLRDSPEEGQVELQEAVKFRSKRDRESLMNNRSKRKRTSSKREEGEESTEESVGDEEDEEYSTVVDDHNHRRPARSSRHWKVADEMIGVSVPRKARSSSAKRAHENLVSANGGKEELAQPPNSEEDIEIEIAEVLYGLMKQSQSQSNKSSGNSSHELDPNANPNDINGLSTVAATATATQTCTKKRKLEGEKSSGTVENSEIESEQLEKTETSSSPKECVSLESQQEVDAAITVIMEEEEEEDLKSSDKEAGIGDCVSPRKESATPCGGDELNAVEDVQDSTKEVLTVPEAENKREEKLEIDLMAMPPMPSSPDVVSFIDLIADHKPPVKDEEKVEKFVKKEMVIEESEDRRKNKVEAIGEKSELPKLDLEKLTQDSGSVRSSRLQQQQQAKASIPKVEKTAQSDSLPFPIAVPGWLGGLPSLGYMPPFQTVVPMDGITTSATPLQPPQFSLSQPRPNRCATHHFIARNICLHQQYTKMSNFCPMPAGTAALGGAKMNNLNAMPPAEKMIFGNPFQGSFPGKSLNAVPEKGQAETNFPGHTGKDKGREAANLTETAQRKQVVLQQAPQLAPAGSLMSGPAFIFSMGQHPAVAAAGANQSGSSKHANSAKNIPLTSNTAAGSLGNNCASGPLGSSSVLPAVATAMSFNYPTFPANEAPYMAILQNNGYPVPISTPVGTSTAFRGSNPAQTMPFFNGPFYSSHMFHPSQLQQQQPHLQPLAQTTHQSTSTSSGLSSSHKQPRGAQGSGNNLLAPSKQHVPPSNQSRKNEAEMTRENTQSVADSRASHTQKSVYAQNFTVPGQPLNYTLMPSAALGVSSGGNHGEKQQQGLKNVVELFPSPAFGMSFAAFNGNTTASTLNFSSMPQNPVIFQSLPDMGRQGYQVSQASQAAQPKNHQVSEGKSGANSINSDDAKKATLGKPSTTTGQTLVFDNSARTLSFMSSPVVTGNWPSRSITSTTITTNAPTAGNTSNSQQQQLLQLQMQKQHVMQQQQPALSARSKASTTNSLSSSPIVAKFPTNPPVFSQTLIHSNSSVQSSQSKNAGRNPSSQAPTASSVASNAPFLNYLSQQPGRAPSGPAQISFGGNSKPALSPQGQQMHTNNRSSSTSASGSPSTGGNLRTNSTGGKVGSSTNTLQSQQTENSSGGTGQKSSPVCGRNVPSILSTCPSHMSELKY; encoded by the exons ATGGAACGAAGCAGAGAAGCAAGAagaccatcatcatcatccatggCGACCGGAAATGGACAACCGAAACGACGTCACAGAAGCAATAGTCTCCGAGACTCACCTG AGGAAGGTCAGGTGGAGTTGCAAGAGGCGGTGAAATTCCGGAGCAAGAGAGATCGAGAATCGCTGATGAACAATCGGAGCAAGAGGAAGAGAACCAGTTCTAAACGAGAAGAAGGAGAGGAAAGCACGGAAGAGAGCGTTGGAGACGAAGAAGACGAAGAATACTCCACCGTCGTCGACGACCACAACCACCGCCGGCCGGCGAGATCCTCAAGGCACTGGAAAGTCGCCGATGAAATGATCGGCGTTTCTGTCCCGAGAAAAGCTCGCTCCT cttcGGCAAAAAGAGCACACGAGAATTTGGTTAGCGCAAATGGCGGTAAAGAAGAGCTG GCTCAGCCACCAAATTCTGAGGAAGATATTGAGATTGAAATTGCAGAGGTTTTGTACGGATTAATGAAGCAGTCACAGTCACAGAGCAATAAAAGTAGTGGGAACTCATCGCATGAGCTTGACCCGAATGCGAACCCGAATGACATAAATGGGTTGTCTACGGTAGCAGCCACCGCCACGGCCACTCAGACAT GTACAAAGAAGAGGAAATTGGAGGGTGAGAAAAGTTCGGGTACGGTTGAGAACAGTGAAATCGAAAGTGAACAGCTTGAAAAGACTGAAActtcttcttcaccaaaagAGTGTGTGTCATTGGAATCACAGCAAGAGGTGGACGCTGCAATAACAGTGAtaatggaggaggaggaggaggaggatctGAAATCGTCGGATAAAGAAGCCGGAATCGGAGACTGTGTGTCGCCAAGGAAGGAATCAGCTACTCCTTGTGGCGGTGATGAATTGAATGCTGTTGAGGATGTTCAAGATTCCACAAAAGA GGTTCTGACTGTTCCGGAGGCTGAGAACAAGCGAGAGGAGAAGTTGGAGATCGATTTGATG GCTATGCCTCCTATGCCTTCGTCTCCTGATGTGGTCAGCTTCATTGATTTGATAGCGGATCATAAACCTCCGgttaaagatgaagaaaaggTAGAGAAATTTGTAAAGAAGGAAATGGTGATAGAAGAATCTGAAGATAGGAGAAAGAACAAGGTGGAGGCAATTGGAGAAAAGAGTGAATTGCCTAAGCTTGATTTGGAGAAGCTAACTCAAGATAGCGGTAGTGTTCGTAGCTCTAGgttacaacaacaacagcaagcTAAAGCTAGCATTCCTAAAGTAGAGAAAACTG CTCAATCGGATTCACTGCCTTTTCCAATAGCTGTTCCTGGCTGGCTGGGTGGTCTTCCTTCTCTGGG ATACATGCCACCCTTTCAGACAGTTGTGCCAATGGATGGCATTACCACATCAGCCACACCATTACAG CCCCCGCAGTTTTCTCTCTCCCAACCTCGGCCAAATAGATGTGCAACCCATCATTTCATTGCTCGCAACATTTGCTTGCACCAGCAATATACCAAGATGAGCAATTTTTGCCCAATGCCAGCTGGTACTGCTGCTCTAGGCGGGGCCAAGATGAACAATCTCAATGCCATGCCCCCTGctgaaaaaatgatttttggaaaCCCATTTCAGGGAAGCTTTCCAGGAAAGAGTCTTAATGCTGTGCCGGAAAAAGGGCAGGCTGAAACAAATTTTCCAGGGCATACTGGGAAAGATAAGGGTCGTGAGGCTGCCAACTTGACAGAAACAGCACAGAGAAAGCAGGTTGTGCTTCAACAAGCTCCACAGCTTGCCCCTGCTGGTAGCTTAATG TCGGGCCCTGCTTTCATATTCTCTATGGGTCAGCATCCAGCAGTAGCAGCAGCAGGAGCTAATCAATCTGGGTCCTCTAAACATGCAAATTCAGCAAAGAATATTCCCTTGACTAGTAATACAGCTGCCGGATCTCTGGGGAATAACTGTGCTTCTGGACCTTTGGGGAGCTCTTCAGTGTTACCAGCAGTGGCAACAGCAATGAGCTTTAACTATCCAACTTTTCCAGCCAATGAAGCTCCATACATGGCAATACTACAGAACAATGGGTACCCAGTCCCTATTTCCACTCCAGTTGGAACATCAACAGCATTTAGAGGAAGCAATCCCGCTCAAACTATGCCTTTCTTTAATGGGCCTTTCTATTCATCGCATATGTTCCATCCGTCTCAGCTTCAACAGCAACAGCCTCACTTGCAGCCTCTGGCCCAAACAACTCATCAGAGTACGAGCACATCAAGTGGCTTATCATCATCCCACAAGCAGCCACGAGGTGCCCAAGGTAGTGGCAATAATCTTTTGGCCCCATCTAAGCAGCATGTGCCACCATCCAATCAATCTCGCAAGAATGAGGCTGAGATGACCCGGGAAAATACTCAATCTGTTGCTGATAGTCGAGCTTCTCATACCCAAAAAAGTGTTTATGCGCAGAACTTCACGGTTCCAGGTCAGCCCCTAAATTATACTTTGATGCCCTCTGCAGCATTGGGCGTAAGTAGTGGAGGAAATCATGGTGAGAAACAGCAGCAGGGTTTAAAGAATGTGGTTGAGCTCTTCCCTTCTCCAGCATTTGGCATGTCCTTTGCGGCCTTTAATGGGAACACAACAGCTTCAACCCTTAACTTCTCATCAATGCCGCAAAATCCGGTAATATTTCAAAGCCTCCCAGATATGGGTCGGCAAGGTTACCAAGTTTCACAGGCTTCTCAAGCTGCACAGCCAAAGAATCACCAGGTATCTGAGGGGAAAAGTGGAGCTAATTCAATCAATTCAGATGATGCAAAGAAAGCCACTTTGGGGAAGCCTTCAACAACTACAGGGCAGACCCTTGTTTTTGATAATTCAGCTAGAACACTCAGCTTTATGTCATCACCTGTTGTCACTGGTAATTGGCCTTCTCGCTCCATCACCTCAACGACAATAACAACAAATGCTCCCACTGCTGGTAATACTTCCAATTCTCAACAACAGCAGCTGCTTCAGCTTCAAATGCAGAAGCAGCATGTGATGCAACAGCAGCAACCAGCATTGTCAGCTCGAAGTAAAGCATCAACAACTAACAGCTTATCTTCCTCTCCCATTGTTGCCAAGTTCCCAACCAATCCACCCGTTTTTTCACAAACTCTAATTCATTCTAATAGCTCTGTCCAATCTTCTCAGTCAAAGAATGCAGGAAGAAACCCGTCTTCCCAAGCACCCACTGCATCTTCTGTGGCATCCAATGCCCCATTCCTCAATTATTTATCCCAGCAACCAGGGAGAGCTCCTTCAGGCCCTGCACAGATATCTTTTGGAGGAAATTCCAAGCCAGCTTTATCACCACAAGGGCAACAAATGCACACTAATAACCGGTCTTCATCTACTTCAGCTTCTGGTTCTCCATCTACTGGTGGTAACTTGAGAACAAATAGCACAGGTGGCAAAGTTGGTTCATCAACTAATACACTGCAGTCGCAACAAACAGAGAATTCATCAGGTGGAACTGGCCAGAAATCCTCTCCTGTTTGTGGGAGGAATGTGCCTTCAATCTTAAGTACTTGCCCCAGCCACATGTCTGAACTCAAGTATTAA
- the LOC142612576 gene encoding fatty-acid-binding protein 1, producing MVSLRFPFLFSQPPKPKPKPKPPHTKAASTFLAASAVVATAGAAAIAICQDPKDPFLKKALNSVFSNKSNHCSLPLWGSLSLAENSSSSSTVVESRTGVSFPSVLDDSKRLLGIGLRKKSVLGLKNIDVYAFGVYADDNDLKKFLSEKYGKLSNPEFKENKEFNEYIIENDICMTVRLQIVYSKLSIRSVRSAFEESVGSRLQKFGGSDNKDLLQRFTSQFKDEYKIPRGSLIDLSREQGHVLCTKIDGKEVGSIQSQLLCQSILDLYIGKDPFDRQAKEDIEHNLASLLHK from the exons ATGGTCTCCCTGCGCTTTCCATTCTTGTTTTCTCAGCCcccaaagccaaagccaaagccaaagccacCCCACACCAAAGCCGCCTCCACTTTCCTCGCCGCCTCCGCCGTAGTAGCCACCGCCGGAGCCGCCGCAATAGCCATATGTCAAGATCCAAAAGACCCATTTCTCAAAAAGGCACTGAATTCAGTcttctctaataagtccaaccaTTGCTCACTACCACTTTGGGGCTCACTTTCTTTAGCTGAAAACTCTTCCTCTTCGTCAACAGTGGTCGAGTCCAGGACTGGGGTCTCGTTCCCTTCGGTTCTAGACGATTCTAAGCGCCTCCTCGGAATTGGGTTAAGGAAAAAAAGCGTGTTGGGGCTCAAGAACATTGATGTTTATGCATTTG GGGTTTATGCTGATGAtaatgacttaaaaaaatttctgagtGAGAAATATGGAAAACTATCCAACCCTGAGTTCAAGGAAAACAAGGAGTTTAATGAATATATCATTGAAAATGATATATGTATGACTGTTAGACTTCAAATAGTCTACAGCAAATTGAGCATCCGTTCTGTACGTAGTGCTTTTGAAGAGTCAGTAGGGAGCAGACTGCAAAAGTTTGGGGGATCGGATAATAAAGATTTGCTTCAAAG GTTCACTTCCCAGTTCAAAGATGAATATAAAATACCACGGGGATCTCTGATAGATCTGTCAAGGGAACAGGGCCATGTACTTTGCACAAAGA TTGACGGAAAGGAGGTGGGAAGTATCCAGAGCCAGCTCCTATGTCAGTCAATTCTAGATTTGTATATTGGTAAGGATCCATTTGATAGACAAGCCAAAGAAGACATTGAACACAATTTGGCATCTCTCCTCCATAAGTAG